Proteins co-encoded in one Psychromonas sp. L1A2 genomic window:
- a CDS encoding methyltransferase domain-containing protein — MLSAQLLQDYGHLFKPKHGQVLDLACGKGQNGLYLKEQGIDVLFADIKQQTLDSLVTSDNVLQQDTWCADFESESQVDAMILSKMQLQGIIVFRYLHRPLFNALQQAIQPGGIVIYETFTEANRVFGRPHREQFLLKKDELKTLFKDWDVLFYFEGIKHNPNRAIAQIVCQKRQF, encoded by the coding sequence ATGTTAAGTGCGCAATTATTACAAGACTATGGACACCTTTTTAAACCAAAGCACGGACAAGTATTAGACTTGGCTTGTGGTAAAGGTCAAAATGGTTTGTATTTAAAAGAACAGGGTATTGATGTGTTATTCGCTGATATTAAACAGCAAACATTAGATAGCTTAGTTACCAGTGACAATGTTCTTCAACAGGATACTTGGTGTGCAGACTTTGAGTCTGAATCTCAAGTCGATGCTATGATACTCAGTAAAATGCAGTTACAGGGTATTATTGTATTCAGATATTTACACCGACCATTATTCAACGCACTTCAACAAGCGATTCAGCCTGGTGGCATTGTTATTTATGAAACATTCACCGAAGCAAACCGCGTATTTGGTAGACCTCATCGCGAACAATTTTTATTAAAAAAGGACGAACTTAAAACACTTTTCAAGGATTGGGATGTATTGTTTTATTTTGAAGGCATTAAGCACAACCCAAATCGCGCTATTGCACAAATAGTCTGCCAAAAGCGCCAATTTTAA
- a CDS encoding NAD-dependent succinate-semialdehyde dehydrogenase — protein MHDIKNKELIKSGSFINGYWLTTDKPSEQFKVINPATQVCLNSIHNAQKNDAETAVEAAAATFPSWTKLTAYERADHLTAWAKLITEHEQDLARLLTLEQGKPVAEALSEIRYGVSYLHWFSEEGKRSYGDIIPALSSQQKILVNKQAVGVVTSITPWNFPSAMLLRKVSVALAAGCTFVIKPAADTPLSALALAHLAKVAGLPDGIFNVVVSTESAEVGKVLTMHPKVNKFSFTGSTGVGKTLLAQCAEGVKKVSMELGGNAPLIVFESAEIDAAVNGLISNKFKNAGQICVAINRVFVHNSIASEFTKKVIEATKLIKSGNGLDSTTDIGPLITQQAVDKVSSLVSSAIEQGAEIAYQSELTLSNKDEAHDSLKADGFYPATVLTNVNNEMDIAQTEIFGPVISIMTFEDETEVVEQANATDAGLASYFYSQNMNQVWRVSDALQYGMVGINETALSNAAAPFGGIKESGSGREGSKYGLDDYLEIKYLCLGGIEQKS, from the coding sequence ATGCATGATATTAAAAATAAAGAACTGATCAAATCTGGCTCATTCATTAATGGTTATTGGTTAACAACCGACAAACCCTCTGAGCAATTCAAAGTAATCAATCCTGCCACACAGGTATGCTTAAACTCAATTCATAATGCGCAAAAAAATGATGCCGAAACAGCCGTTGAAGCTGCTGCCGCAACCTTTCCAAGTTGGACTAAACTAACAGCCTATGAACGAGCAGATCACCTTACTGCTTGGGCTAAACTAATTACAGAACATGAGCAAGATTTAGCACGCTTGTTAACATTAGAACAAGGTAAACCGGTTGCTGAAGCACTGTCTGAAATTCGTTATGGTGTGAGCTACTTACACTGGTTTAGTGAAGAAGGTAAACGTAGTTACGGCGATATCATTCCTGCCCTTTCGAGCCAACAAAAAATATTAGTCAATAAACAAGCCGTTGGAGTAGTGACGTCAATAACACCTTGGAACTTTCCAAGTGCGATGCTTTTACGTAAAGTTTCTGTCGCTTTAGCGGCAGGTTGTACCTTTGTGATTAAACCAGCAGCTGACACACCGCTTTCTGCTCTAGCATTAGCCCATTTAGCTAAAGTCGCAGGTTTACCCGATGGCATTTTTAATGTGGTGGTTAGCACCGAATCAGCTGAAGTGGGTAAAGTATTAACCATGCACCCTAAAGTGAATAAATTCAGTTTCACTGGCTCAACGGGCGTGGGGAAAACATTACTCGCACAATGCGCTGAAGGCGTTAAGAAAGTGTCAATGGAATTAGGTGGTAATGCCCCATTGATCGTATTTGAAAGTGCTGAAATTGATGCTGCTGTTAATGGTTTGATATCTAATAAGTTTAAAAATGCAGGACAAATATGTGTTGCTATCAATCGTGTATTTGTTCACAACAGTATCGCAAGTGAATTTACAAAAAAAGTTATCGAAGCAACTAAACTCATAAAATCAGGTAATGGCCTTGATTCGACAACTGATATTGGCCCTCTTATTACGCAACAAGCCGTTGATAAAGTCAGTTCATTAGTCAGCTCAGCAATAGAACAAGGTGCTGAAATAGCATATCAATCAGAATTAACACTATCTAATAAAGACGAAGCACATGACTCGTTAAAAGCTGACGGTTTCTACCCTGCTACGGTATTAACTAATGTGAATAATGAAATGGACATTGCACAAACAGAAATATTTGGTCCCGTCATTTCAATTATGACTTTTGAAGATGAGACAGAAGTTGTTGAGCAAGCAAATGCAACCGATGCAGGATTAGCTTCTTATTTTTATTCTCAAAATATGAATCAAGTCTGGAGGGTATCAGACGCATTACAGTATGGAATGGTCGGCATTAATGAAACAGCATTATCTAATGCTGCAGCACCTTTTGGTGGCATTAAGGAATCAGGTAGCGGCAGAGAAGGATCAAAATACGGATTAGATGACTACCTAGAAATTAAATATTTATGCTTAGGCGGAATTGAGCAAAAAAGTTAA
- the cysC gene encoding adenylyl-sulfate kinase has product MNNPYIEKDVDGEKSSDVVWHQASVSHQDHCQLNGHKAAVLWFTGLSGSGKSTVANAVDLMLFQHQAKTYVLDGDNVRHGLNGDLGFSDTDRIENIRRVGEVSKLFADAGLLVSTAFISPFIADREMVRSQLPEGQFIEVFIDTPLAVCESRDPKGLYKKARAGEIKNFTGIDSAYEKPVNPEIHVETDQKSIQACAQQVIDYLKENKYL; this is encoded by the coding sequence ATGAATAACCCGTATATAGAAAAAGATGTTGATGGTGAAAAATCATCTGATGTTGTATGGCATCAAGCGAGCGTTTCACATCAAGACCATTGCCAATTAAACGGCCATAAAGCGGCAGTTTTATGGTTTACAGGCTTGAGTGGTTCAGGTAAATCTACAGTCGCTAATGCGGTTGATTTAATGTTATTTCAGCACCAAGCTAAAACGTATGTGTTAGATGGTGATAATGTACGTCATGGCTTAAATGGTGATTTAGGCTTTTCTGATACTGACCGCATTGAAAATATTCGTCGAGTAGGTGAAGTGTCAAAGCTTTTTGCTGATGCCGGTTTATTAGTCTCTACTGCCTTTATATCACCTTTTATTGCTGATCGTGAAATGGTACGTTCACAGTTACCAGAAGGGCAGTTTATTGAGGTGTTTATTGATACGCCTTTAGCAGTGTGCGAGTCGCGTGATCCAAAAGGTTTATACAAAAAAGCACGTGCTGGCGAAATAAAGAATTTCACTGGTATTGATAGTGCTTATGAAAAGCCAGTTAATCCAGAAATACATGTTGAAACAGATCAAAAGTCTATTCAAGCTTGTGCTCAACAGGTTATTGATTACTTAAAAGAAAATAAGTATTTATAA
- a CDS encoding SLC13 family permease: protein MKKTRLLRLVAMKVIKPSYNSTWLRLFGFTVFSSAFLNNTAVVSTMLAPIRNNPNHSASKLLIPLSYAAILGGTLTLVGTSTNLIVNSLVLDANLPSLGFFDFTLVGLCLVGACGLTLYVCRSLLPDIDMKLTDAPSYFIEAKVNPDSSLVGKSIDQNGLRHLQSLFLVEIMRGDLQLTAITPNEVIQANDKLIFSGDISKVNQLRLFDGLSIFAENSGLPLGNLREVVVRPESVLNGNTLKSVGFRSLFDAAVVAIKRDGEKVSGKIGKLKIKPGDFLVLAVGEDFKSRRNIRKNFILLSDVELDSRLSGKKELLAILGFVAAIALAAIGIIPLFKAVLLLLGVLLLSGCLTSSELVRRFPTDIWVIISAAIVLSYALQNSGVIDSFTQVMSNHSGSFSPLLALIAVYAVTLLLTELVTNNAAAALIFPIAYGLATSIDANPTAFIMAVAFGASASFISPYGYQTNLMVFNAGQYKLNDFIKIGIPVSLVYSVTCIIAIVFVFGL from the coding sequence TTGAAAAAAACCCGTTTATTGCGTTTAGTTGCCATGAAGGTGATTAAACCAAGTTATAATTCAACATGGTTACGATTATTCGGCTTTACTGTTTTTTCATCTGCTTTTTTGAACAATACTGCGGTTGTATCAACTATGTTAGCGCCAATTCGTAACAATCCTAATCACTCTGCAAGTAAGTTATTAATTCCATTATCTTATGCCGCTATTTTAGGTGGTACATTAACCTTAGTTGGGACATCAACTAATCTGATTGTTAACAGTCTTGTACTTGACGCTAATTTACCTTCATTAGGCTTTTTTGACTTTACCTTAGTTGGTTTATGTTTAGTCGGTGCGTGTGGGCTTACATTATATGTATGTCGCTCTTTGCTGCCTGATATTGATATGAAGCTAACTGATGCACCTTCTTATTTTATAGAAGCTAAGGTGAATCCTGATTCTAGTTTAGTGGGCAAAAGTATCGACCAAAACGGTTTACGTCATTTACAGTCTTTATTTTTAGTAGAGATTATGCGTGGTGATTTACAGCTTACGGCGATCACGCCAAATGAAGTGATTCAGGCGAACGATAAACTCATCTTCAGTGGTGACATTTCTAAAGTTAACCAGTTACGTTTATTTGATGGTTTGTCTATTTTTGCTGAAAATAGTGGCTTACCATTAGGTAATTTAAGAGAAGTGGTTGTACGACCTGAAAGTGTATTAAACGGTAATACGTTAAAATCAGTTGGTTTTCGTTCTTTGTTTGATGCCGCTGTTGTTGCTATTAAACGAGATGGTGAAAAAGTGTCAGGGAAAATCGGCAAACTAAAAATAAAACCTGGTGATTTTTTAGTGTTAGCGGTTGGTGAAGATTTTAAATCTCGTCGTAACATACGTAAAAACTTTATATTGTTATCGGATGTCGAACTAGATTCGCGCTTATCAGGTAAAAAAGAACTTTTAGCTATTTTGGGTTTTGTTGCTGCTATCGCTTTAGCTGCGATAGGTATCATCCCTTTATTCAAAGCCGTATTACTATTACTTGGTGTATTACTTTTAAGTGGTTGTCTAACTAGTAGTGAGTTAGTAAGGCGTTTTCCTACTGACATTTGGGTAATTATATCGGCAGCTATTGTTTTATCTTATGCATTACAAAATAGTGGTGTTATAGACAGCTTTACACAAGTTATGAGCAATCATTCAGGCTCATTCAGTCCATTGCTTGCGTTAATTGCAGTGTATGCTGTGACCTTATTGTTGACCGAATTAGTCACTAATAACGCCGCCGCGGCATTGATATTCCCGATTGCTTATGGTCTCGCTACGAGTATTGATGCGAATCCGACTGCCTTTATTATGGCGGTGGCTTTTGGTGCGAGTGCTAGCTTTATCAGTCCTTATGGTTACCAAACGAATCTAATGGTGTTCAATGCTGGGCAGTATAAATTAAACGATTTTATTAAAATTGGTATACCTGTCAGCTTGGTTTATAGCGTGACATGTATTATTGCTATTGTTTTTGTATTTGGTCTATAA
- the cysN gene encoding sulfate adenylyltransferase subunit CysN: MTNDTNLIASDIEEYLRVHENKDMMRFITCGSVDDGKSTLIGRLLFDSKMIFEDHMAAIEKDSKKFNTTDESFDLALLVDGLQSEREQGITIDVAYRYFATEQRKFIIADTPGHEQYTRNMATGASTCDLAIILIDARHGVQVQTRRHSYICSLLGIKHVVIAINKMDAVGYDQEVYKKIKADYREFAKQLNIADVRFVPISALKGDNVVNQSENMPWYPGSPLLRLLNTVEISSNAIDQFRLGVQYVNRPNLDFRGFAGTVASGEIRVGDTIEALPSGKQSKVKEIVTFDGNLEVAYQGMAITLTLEDEIDISRGDMIVRPHEKPQSTKNFEADVVWMDETPLNVDREYIIKVGSNTTVGAATSVNYQTDVNTIQQKPATQLALNEIGSCNFEVAKEVQFDAYSDNRATGAFIIIDRLTNGTVGAGMIKRPLEATSGPKSAYSEFEVEFNALVRKHFPHWEAKNILKG, translated from the coding sequence ATGACTAACGATACAAATCTAATCGCATCGGATATAGAAGAATATTTACGCGTTCACGAAAACAAAGACATGATGCGTTTCATCACTTGTGGCAGCGTAGATGACGGTAAATCAACTTTAATCGGACGCTTATTATTTGATAGCAAAATGATCTTTGAAGATCACATGGCTGCTATTGAAAAAGATTCTAAAAAATTCAACACAACTGATGAGTCTTTTGACTTAGCATTATTAGTTGATGGTTTACAGTCAGAGCGTGAGCAGGGCATTACGATTGATGTTGCTTACCGTTATTTTGCAACAGAGCAACGTAAATTCATCATTGCTGATACACCTGGACATGAACAGTACACACGTAACATGGCAACGGGTGCTTCAACATGTGATTTAGCAATTATCCTGATTGATGCGCGTCATGGTGTACAAGTTCAAACTCGTCGTCACTCTTACATTTGTTCTTTGTTGGGTATTAAGCATGTTGTTATTGCTATCAACAAAATGGATGCTGTCGGTTACGATCAAGAAGTTTATAAGAAAATTAAAGCAGATTACCGTGAATTTGCTAAACAATTAAACATCGCTGATGTTCGTTTTGTTCCAATTTCAGCGCTTAAAGGTGATAACGTAGTAAACCAAAGTGAAAACATGCCTTGGTATCCTGGTTCGCCATTATTACGTTTACTAAATACAGTTGAAATCAGCAGCAATGCTATTGATCAATTCCGTTTAGGTGTTCAATACGTAAACCGTCCAAACTTAGATTTCCGTGGTTTTGCAGGTACTGTTGCATCAGGTGAAATTCGTGTTGGAGATACTATTGAAGCGTTACCTTCTGGTAAGCAAAGTAAAGTGAAAGAGATTGTTACTTTTGACGGTAACTTAGAAGTTGCATATCAAGGCATGGCAATCACTCTAACACTTGAAGATGAAATTGATATCAGCCGTGGCGATATGATTGTTCGTCCGCATGAAAAGCCACAATCAACTAAAAACTTTGAAGCTGATGTTGTTTGGATGGATGAAACGCCACTAAACGTTGATCGTGAATACATCATCAAAGTTGGTAGTAATACAACGGTAGGTGCTGCTACTTCTGTGAACTATCAAACAGATGTTAATACAATTCAACAGAAACCTGCGACTCAATTAGCTTTAAATGAAATTGGTAGTTGTAACTTTGAAGTCGCAAAAGAAGTTCAGTTTGATGCATATTCAGATAATAGAGCAACAGGTGCGTTCATCATTATTGACCGTTTAACTAATGGTACTGTTGGTGCGGGCATGATTAAACGTCCACTTGAAGCAACTTCTGGCCCTAAATCAGCTTATAGCGAATTTGAAGTTGAATTTAATGCATTAGTTCGCAAACATTTCCCGCATTGGGAAGCAAAAAACATCCTAAAAGGATAA
- the cysD gene encoding sulfate adenylyltransferase subunit CysD: MNNKRLTHLKALEAESIQIMREVAAEFDNPVMLYSIGKDSSVLLHLARKAFYPGKIPFPLLHVDTDWKFKEMIEFRDNLAKKYDFNLLVHKNPEGIAMGMGPFTHGSAKHTDVMKTQGLKQALDHYGFDAAFGGARRDEEKSRAKERVYSFRDKKHRWDPKNQRPELWNIYNSKVDRGESIRVFPLSNWTELDIWQYIYQEDIEMVPLYFSAPRPVVERDGSLIMVDDERMPLEEGEVPQMKNVRFRTLGCYPLTGAIESEAKTLPEIIQEMLLTTTSERQGRVIDNDSAGSMEKKKMEGYF, from the coding sequence ATGAACAATAAAAGACTAACTCACCTTAAGGCACTTGAGGCTGAATCAATTCAAATAATGCGTGAAGTAGCCGCTGAATTTGATAACCCAGTAATGCTGTATTCAATTGGTAAAGATTCGTCTGTGTTATTGCATCTTGCACGTAAAGCCTTTTACCCAGGTAAAATTCCTTTCCCATTACTTCACGTTGATACTGACTGGAAATTCAAAGAAATGATTGAGTTCCGTGATAATTTAGCGAAGAAGTATGATTTTAATTTGTTAGTACATAAAAACCCTGAAGGTATTGCAATGGGCATGGGGCCATTTACACATGGTTCAGCTAAGCATACTGATGTAATGAAAACACAAGGCTTGAAACAAGCACTAGACCATTATGGTTTTGATGCTGCATTCGGTGGCGCACGTCGTGACGAAGAGAAATCTCGTGCTAAAGAACGTGTTTATTCATTCCGTGATAAAAAGCATCGTTGGGATCCTAAAAATCAACGCCCTGAATTATGGAACATCTATAACTCAAAAGTTGACCGTGGTGAAAGTATTCGTGTGTTCCCACTATCTAACTGGACTGAGCTTGATATCTGGCAGTACATTTACCAAGAAGATATCGAAATGGTGCCACTATATTTCTCTGCACCACGTCCAGTTGTTGAACGTGATGGTTCATTAATCATGGTTGATGATGAACGTATGCCACTTGAAGAAGGTGAAGTTCCACAGATGAAAAATGTACGTTTCCGTACATTAGGCTGTTACCCATTAACAGGTGCGATTGAGTCTGAAGCTAAGACACTACCTGAAATCATTCAAGAGATGCTGTTAACAACAACATCTGAGCGTCAAGGCCGTGTAATCGATAACGATTCTGCTGGTTCGATGGAAAAGAAAAAAATGGAAGGTTACTTTTAG
- a CDS encoding site-2 protease family protein encodes MELLQLEHYGKTLRLEASMAGWQQLYWGDQIVSQITASEFAEGKKSHEFELFQQAALNELPLTPDADQPESVTIKCKLDIELEWQPFLLNYSFYENEELIKEASRNEKDIEQQTPIKVVSEPKKISILGLGSLALKLFKSAKIIKVVLAGASIAAYSWFFSFQFAAALIACLVFHEYGHIRAMKYFGMKTKGIYLIPFVGGLAVSDEKINTRWQDVVISIMGPTFGLIMSLVCLIIYWLTGSEFFAGLATFNALLNLFNLLPILPLDGGHILKSISFSMNSKIGLLACVLGAAAGVFISYALGLALLGFLLLIGSVEIVFEWRARFNSHLLPLDRYGQLFSTTWYLLTVGALIGIIFYFAKSGDQLLSLPLIILGS; translated from the coding sequence ATGGAATTATTACAATTAGAACATTACGGAAAAACATTACGCCTTGAAGCATCAATGGCTGGTTGGCAGCAACTCTATTGGGGAGACCAAATTGTATCGCAAATTACGGCGAGCGAGTTCGCGGAAGGTAAAAAAAGTCATGAGTTTGAACTATTTCAGCAAGCGGCATTAAATGAACTCCCTTTAACACCTGATGCAGACCAACCAGAAAGTGTGACAATAAAGTGTAAGTTAGATATCGAACTTGAATGGCAGCCTTTTTTGCTTAATTATTCATTTTATGAAAATGAAGAGTTAATAAAAGAGGCGTCCCGTAACGAAAAAGATATCGAACAACAAACACCGATAAAAGTGGTTTCAGAGCCTAAAAAAATAAGTATTCTTGGATTAGGCTCATTAGCACTAAAGCTATTTAAAAGCGCCAAAATCATTAAAGTAGTATTAGCTGGAGCAAGTATTGCTGCTTACAGCTGGTTTTTCTCTTTTCAATTTGCAGCTGCATTGATAGCTTGTTTAGTTTTTCACGAATACGGTCATATTCGAGCTATGAAATATTTTGGCATGAAAACTAAAGGTATTTATTTAATTCCGTTTGTTGGTGGGCTCGCGGTATCCGATGAAAAAATTAACACACGTTGGCAAGATGTGGTGATTTCGATTATGGGGCCGACGTTTGGACTAATAATGTCATTAGTGTGTTTAATTATTTATTGGTTAACAGGCAGTGAATTTTTTGCTGGTTTAGCGACATTTAATGCCTTGCTTAATTTATTTAACCTTTTACCTATTTTACCGCTTGATGGTGGTCATATATTAAAAAGCATTAGCTTTTCTATGAACAGTAAAATTGGTTTGTTAGCTTGTGTGTTAGGTGCTGCTGCGGGCGTCTTTATTAGTTACGCATTAGGATTAGCACTATTAGGCTTTTTACTATTAATAGGCAGTGTTGAAATAGTATTTGAATGGAGAGCACGTTTTAATAGCCATTTATTACCATTAGATCGTTACGGTCAATTATTTTCAACAACTTGGTATCTACTAACAGTGGGCGCCTTAATAGGTATCATTTTTTATTTTGCAAAATCGGGTGATCAATTATTATCGCTTCCTTTAATTATATTAGGTAGCTAA
- a CDS encoding DUF2750 domain-containing protein: protein MTQNIAALEKFQDDVKESQLLWALQDKASGDWVVMDSMSYEETEVMPLWSSEALAKTHCIEEWEDYTPAPIALADWFEFWLEDLVEDDVIVGLNWVGNEDDIELGLSEFTEALGQIEAL, encoded by the coding sequence ATGACTCAGAACATTGCTGCATTAGAAAAATTCCAAGATGACGTTAAAGAAAGTCAACTTTTATGGGCACTACAAGATAAAGCAAGTGGTGATTGGGTCGTGATGGATTCAATGAGCTATGAAGAAACTGAAGTAATGCCTTTATGGTCGTCTGAAGCGCTTGCAAAAACTCATTGTATCGAAGAATGGGAAGATTATACGCCAGCACCTATTGCATTAGCGGATTGGTTTGAGTTTTGGTTAGAAGATTTAGTTGAAGACGATGTAATCGTTGGCCTTAACTGGGTTGGTAATGAAGATGATATTGAATTAGGTTTGTCAGAGTTTACTGAAGCACTTGGCCAAATCGAAGCGTTATAA
- a CDS encoding RNA methyltransferase: protein MSENKLESSSKIRTMIALTNPKSSSNVGGAMRAAGCYDAQKVVYSGDRFNRAVRLAADTQKVHEIVPLVHYEDLLTALEPGMKLVCVDLIEGAIPLPNFEHPENAMYLFGPEDGTIKQQVINKADAVVYIPTIGCMNLAASVNVVLYDKLAKSQQHQLDNDLIKNSRDKNNKIKVKELKYKNNMIKEAKRLERAQAEKS, encoded by the coding sequence ATGTCTGAAAATAAACTAGAATCTAGCTCAAAAATTCGTACCATGATCGCCCTTACTAATCCTAAAAGCTCATCTAACGTTGGCGGCGCTATGCGTGCAGCGGGTTGTTACGATGCACAGAAAGTGGTTTACTCTGGCGATCGATTTAATCGCGCGGTTCGTTTAGCGGCAGACACTCAAAAAGTCCACGAAATTGTCCCCTTAGTACATTACGAAGATCTATTAACAGCGTTAGAACCTGGTATGAAACTAGTCTGTGTTGATTTAATTGAAGGTGCAATTCCATTACCGAATTTTGAACACCCTGAAAATGCCATGTATTTATTCGGCCCAGAAGACGGCACTATCAAACAACAGGTGATCAATAAAGCTGATGCAGTTGTTTATATTCCAACGATTGGTTGTATGAATTTAGCGGCCTCAGTGAATGTTGTTCTTTATGACAAATTAGCAAAATCACAACAACATCAACTCGATAATGATTTAATTAAAAATAGTCGAGATAAAAATAACAAAATTAAAGTAAAAGAATTGAAGTATAAAAACAATATGATCAAAGAAGCTAAAAGATTAGAAAGAGCACAAGCAGAAAAGAGTTAA
- a CDS encoding PEP-CTERM sorting domain-containing protein, whose protein sequence is MKPIIYAISSAIILCVSSAHATFIGASNGNLYDYDVSTNNSTLIGNTGVMYDIALSTSNTLYGVTSGNRLYSIDQTTAATTLIGNVGASVNGLTFASNGTLYGSGGNGLYTIDTTTGSGSLIGTGSYYSSGDISFDDLGNLYLSSSTGSNGDSLWSLNTTDGSGTLIGSTGYSSVYGLNYLNNTLYGFTYSGATLSLDTSTGAATFLSQNNINTNGADGGGAVVNVPEPASILLFGLSLAGIGFYRKKQKV, encoded by the coding sequence ATGAAACCTATAATTTATGCTATAAGCAGTGCAATAATTTTATGTGTAAGTTCAGCACATGCGACGTTTATTGGCGCATCTAATGGTAACTTATATGATTATGATGTCAGTACTAATAACTCTACTTTAATAGGTAATACAGGGGTTATGTATGATATCGCATTAAGTACTTCAAACACATTGTATGGTGTCACGAGCGGTAATCGACTTTATTCGATCGACCAAACAACAGCAGCGACTACTTTAATCGGAAATGTTGGTGCAAGTGTAAACGGTTTGACATTCGCTAGTAATGGTACATTGTACGGTAGTGGTGGAAATGGTTTATATACAATCGATACGACAACTGGCAGTGGCTCTTTAATAGGCACGGGCTCATATTATTCATCTGGTGATATTTCTTTTGATGATTTAGGCAACCTTTATCTATCATCTTCAACAGGTAGTAATGGAGATAGCCTTTGGTCATTGAATACTACAGATGGTAGTGGAACATTGATTGGTTCAACTGGATATTCTTCAGTTTATGGTTTGAATTACCTTAATAATACTTTGTATGGATTTACTTACTCTGGTGCAACTCTTTCTCTGGATACTAGCACTGGTGCTGCGACTTTTTTATCTCAAAACAATATAAATACCAATGGAGCTGATGGTGGTGGTGCAGTTGTTAATGTACCTGAACCTGCATCAATACTTTTATTTGGGCTAAGTTTAGCTGGTATTGGTTTTTATCGTAAAAAACAAAAAGTTTAA